One Acidicapsa ligni genomic region harbors:
- a CDS encoding flagellar hook-length control protein FliK: MTGMLPYVEGAKSRNVNDDAMGANFAVRQGSRPVVTQPRDRFDGPTLIHGSHSEGATTLGTVESGGVSVASSQSGAPGFLGTHESVSHGAGDLLTGEAGANPFDVLDAGGESSDIGLGSGVASRQPGTARGLEVGYQDSALGYVELHAHVAGGGIHASLVAQSTASGDALNHQLSSLASWLEERKTPVDSITVVANRDSSLYETAHGTGSNSRRDSSSGGGDQEPALTRYAEDVTTLRPAVVASAVSLTGASTTFTKLPYGSSISVLA; encoded by the coding sequence ATGACGGGAATGTTGCCTTATGTGGAAGGCGCCAAGAGCAGAAATGTGAATGACGATGCTATGGGTGCGAACTTTGCAGTGAGACAAGGTAGCAGGCCGGTAGTCACGCAACCCCGGGATCGATTTGACGGCCCCACTCTCATTCACGGAAGTCACTCTGAGGGGGCAACGACATTGGGCACTGTCGAGTCGGGAGGAGTATCTGTTGCATCCAGTCAATCCGGGGCACCGGGTTTCCTGGGGACACACGAGAGCGTAAGTCATGGCGCGGGTGATCTGCTCACGGGTGAGGCAGGAGCGAATCCATTCGATGTCCTGGATGCGGGCGGTGAATCTTCTGATATCGGCTTGGGCTCTGGCGTTGCATCGCGGCAACCAGGTACAGCGCGAGGTCTAGAGGTTGGTTATCAAGACTCTGCGCTGGGGTATGTGGAGTTGCATGCGCACGTGGCCGGGGGCGGGATTCATGCTTCGCTGGTAGCACAGTCGACAGCTTCGGGAGACGCCTTGAATCATCAGCTTTCATCTTTGGCTAGTTGGCTTGAAGAGCGCAAAACCCCTGTTGATAGCATAACTGTCGTTGCGAATCGAGACAGCAGCCTATATGAAACAGCCCACGGAACAGGTAGCAATTCTAGACGTGACTCGAGCAGCGGTGGAGGAGATCAAGAGCCTGCACTGACGCGGTATGCCGAGGACGTAACGACTCTGCGTCCGGCGGTGGTTGCAAGCGCTGTCTCTTTAACGGGTGCGAGTACGACATTCACGAAATTGCCGTATGGAAGCAGTATTTCGGTTCTGGCGTAA
- a CDS encoding flagellar biosynthetic protein FliQ, which produces MSPDQVTEILRELLKQAMFVAAPILLAAAFLSFLLSLVQTLTSLQEQSLTAVPRLFAVVAILTVGMPWFLHRLGAYTVLLYTDLGRYIH; this is translated from the coding sequence ATGAGTCCGGATCAGGTTACGGAGATTCTACGCGAGCTGTTGAAGCAGGCCATGTTTGTGGCTGCTCCAATTTTGCTTGCGGCAGCTTTCTTGAGCTTTCTGTTGAGCCTGGTGCAGACGCTCACTTCATTGCAGGAGCAATCCTTGACAGCGGTTCCTCGACTGTTTGCAGTGGTGGCCATTCTGACGGTTGGTATGCCGTGGTTTCTTCATCGGCTTGGAGCCTACACCGTGTTGTTGTACACCGACCTGGGTCGTTATATCCATTGA
- a CDS encoding flagellar biosynthesis protein FlhA produces the protein MSTAVMVNAPVNGIARLWSRLREFLLPVGAISVIFVMLVPLPSMVLDMLLAISMAASILVFLSAVQVRRAVELSVFPTLLLLLTLFRLALNIASSRRILLHGSEGTAAAGKVIEAFGQFVVGGNYVVGFVLFLALIAIQFLVVSHGAVRTAEVTARFTLDALPGKQMAIDADMNAGLINEQEARRRRQAIAREAEFYGAMDGAARFNQRDSLATILITAINIIAGLLIGTLQQGIEIGEAVRTYTVLTVGDGLVTMIPSLLVSVAGGITLTRTNSAVTLGGELRSQLFEKPATLYIAAGVSAALCLIPGLPKFAFLLVSAALVMAGRNLGSPALPEGEMAGERNVADSSATAMKPGEAVVTGEMAALLKLEELTLEIGFQLIPLVDEKQGGQLLGRVRTLRRHLSQEMGFLVPPVHISDNLRLRPREYVFSLRGIEIGRWQTEGAQLLAVSADTARRPLPGKETKEPAFGVPALWIAPALEDQAIAAGYSVVDPVTVITTHLGELIRQHGHELLGRAETKRLLDSLNDTHPRLMEELVPKLLTLGEVQKVLEQLLRERVSIRDMGTILEALVETASVNKGLVTLVEAARHALGRRLIQPLLDGDGQLSILQLDPSLEDEILGLLMQDTAQRQLTQTARSSTPVVRRLADSVRLLIGSTPATALPVLLVPSPARYHVKRWLEPWVPRMAVVAATDIPPETKLHPMGTVR, from the coding sequence ATGAGCACTGCTGTAATGGTGAATGCACCGGTGAATGGAATAGCCCGACTATGGAGCCGGTTGCGAGAATTTCTGCTGCCTGTTGGAGCGATCAGTGTGATTTTCGTGATGCTGGTTCCATTGCCATCGATGGTGCTCGATATGCTTCTGGCGATTTCGATGGCTGCTTCGATCCTTGTTTTTCTTTCTGCAGTGCAGGTGCGCAGGGCAGTGGAACTGAGTGTCTTTCCTACTCTGCTGTTATTGCTGACCCTCTTTCGTCTGGCTCTGAACATCGCTTCGAGTCGGAGGATTCTACTTCACGGCTCGGAGGGAACGGCCGCGGCAGGGAAGGTGATCGAGGCCTTTGGGCAGTTCGTCGTGGGCGGAAATTATGTTGTTGGCTTTGTATTGTTTCTCGCGCTGATTGCTATTCAGTTTCTTGTCGTTTCGCATGGCGCGGTTAGAACGGCGGAAGTAACTGCGCGCTTCACACTCGATGCGTTGCCAGGAAAGCAGATGGCAATCGACGCGGACATGAATGCCGGATTGATCAATGAGCAGGAGGCGCGACGGCGACGGCAGGCAATTGCCCGGGAAGCAGAATTTTACGGTGCGATGGATGGTGCAGCGCGCTTCAATCAGCGAGACTCGCTGGCTACGATTCTCATTACCGCAATCAACATTATTGCGGGCCTGCTCATTGGAACATTGCAGCAAGGAATTGAAATCGGTGAAGCTGTTCGAACATATACGGTGTTGACAGTGGGAGATGGGTTGGTCACTATGATCCCCTCCTTATTGGTCTCAGTCGCTGGCGGCATTACCTTGACGAGAACAAATTCTGCCGTGACCCTGGGCGGAGAGTTACGCTCTCAACTGTTCGAAAAACCAGCGACGCTGTATATAGCAGCCGGAGTCAGTGCGGCATTATGTCTGATTCCGGGACTGCCGAAATTTGCTTTTCTTCTCGTGTCTGCAGCCCTTGTTATGGCGGGGCGCAATCTTGGGAGTCCTGCTCTGCCAGAAGGCGAGATGGCTGGAGAGCGCAATGTGGCTGATTCAAGCGCAACTGCGATGAAGCCTGGGGAGGCTGTGGTTACGGGAGAAATGGCAGCGCTGCTCAAGTTGGAGGAACTGACGTTGGAGATAGGCTTCCAACTGATTCCACTGGTGGATGAGAAACAGGGTGGGCAACTGCTGGGCCGAGTACGAACGCTGCGCAGACATCTTTCGCAGGAGATGGGCTTTCTGGTGCCGCCGGTACATATTTCCGACAATCTCCGGTTGCGTCCCAGGGAGTACGTGTTCTCTCTGCGGGGTATCGAAATTGGACGATGGCAAACGGAAGGAGCTCAGCTTCTGGCTGTTTCTGCAGATACCGCCAGACGACCGCTCCCGGGAAAAGAAACGAAAGAGCCTGCCTTCGGAGTGCCTGCTTTATGGATTGCTCCGGCACTGGAAGATCAGGCGATAGCGGCAGGCTATTCGGTGGTGGATCCGGTGACTGTTATTACCACGCATCTTGGAGAACTGATTCGTCAGCACGGACATGAGTTGCTGGGGCGGGCTGAGACGAAGCGGTTGCTGGATAGCCTCAACGACACGCATCCTCGACTTATGGAGGAGCTGGTGCCCAAGCTGCTGACCCTCGGTGAGGTGCAAAAGGTGTTGGAGCAACTGCTGCGGGAGCGTGTTTCGATTCGCGATATGGGAACGATCCTGGAGGCGCTGGTCGAGACCGCTTCTGTTAATAAAGGACTGGTAACGCTGGTAGAGGCGGCACGGCATGCATTGGGGCGAAGGCTGATTCAGCCGCTGTTGGATGGAGATGGGCAATTGTCTATACTCCAGCTTGACCCTTCCTTGGAAGACGAAATTCTGGGCTTGTTGATGCAGGACACAGCACAGCGGCAACTGACCCAGACAGCACGATCTTCGACTCCAGTGGTACGTCGTCTCGCTGATTCTGTGAGATTACTTATCGGTTCCACCCCTGCAACGGCCCTTCCGGTGCTTCTGGTCCCGAGTCCGGCTCGATATCACGTGAAGCGATGGCTTGAGCCGTGGGTGCCTCGGATGGCGGTAGTTGCTGCCACGGATATTCCTCCGGAAACGAAGCTTCACCCCATGGGAACGGTGCGCTGA
- a CDS encoding flagellar biosynthetic protein FliR: MPVIASESISSSAWDSMGTAMILVLVRVSTMIALAPFFAGKTISARSKVVFVLAVCWLLMPAIAVASAKGVELSFGRILGEVAVGAIYGLTLSLLSEMLLLAGQIVGLQFSFSLVNLLDPASEIQTPLMGDLFQLMGTLVLITAGLDRVMLGSLVRSLHAVPLGSFPLGAVPATASVLVPMLSGSFFAALELAAPVLATTMLVEISVALLGKISPQLPVISLTVPLKTLTGFGMLIGSLALWPRFIEARFSSLLDVAEKLISHGVQGAGG, from the coding sequence ATGCCTGTGATTGCTTCGGAAAGCATTAGTTCAAGCGCGTGGGACTCGATGGGGACGGCGATGATATTGGTGCTGGTGCGCGTGAGCACAATGATTGCGTTGGCTCCATTCTTTGCTGGAAAGACGATATCTGCGCGGAGCAAAGTGGTCTTCGTTCTGGCAGTTTGCTGGCTTCTCATGCCTGCGATTGCCGTGGCGAGTGCGAAGGGTGTGGAGTTGAGCTTTGGACGCATTTTAGGTGAAGTTGCCGTCGGAGCTATTTATGGACTGACGCTGAGTCTCTTAAGCGAAATGCTCTTGCTGGCAGGGCAGATCGTGGGTCTGCAGTTCAGTTTTTCACTGGTGAACCTTCTTGATCCTGCGTCGGAGATTCAAACCCCGTTGATGGGCGATCTCTTTCAGTTGATGGGAACGCTGGTTCTGATAACAGCGGGCCTTGACCGTGTCATGCTGGGGTCCCTTGTTCGTAGCCTGCATGCTGTTCCACTGGGAAGCTTTCCGCTCGGTGCGGTTCCGGCTACTGCGAGTGTGCTGGTGCCGATGCTTTCCGGATCTTTCTTTGCAGCGCTGGAGCTTGCGGCGCCCGTACTTGCGACAACTATGCTCGTCGAGATTTCCGTGGCGTTACTAGGTAAAATTTCGCCGCAATTGCCGGTGATCTCACTCACGGTTCCCCTCAAAACGTTGACCGGGTTCGGCATGCTCATCGGCTCGCTTGCATTATGGCCGCGATTTATTGAGGCGCGCTTCAGCAGCTTGCTGGATGTAGCGGAGAAGCTGATCTCGCACGGCGTGCAGGGCGCGGGGGGATAG
- a CDS encoding flagellar hook protein FlgE → MASFYIPLTGLETDSTAMNTIANNLANMNTTGFKSQTVNFSDLFYQQIGTEGSGDEIQLGAGVQTSSIESDFTQGGVDSTGVSSDVYLDGNGFFVLNDGGTNIYTRDGNFGTDQNGNLITASGLPVMGFPAVGGVVNTSAPLAPISIPVGQVEPPQPTSTFGMTVNLDSSAAVGAVVPGQVKIYDSLGANYMANVTYTKTGTNTWSYAITLPAGSSTGSANTTGTLAFDANGNLTTPTANVPGINFTGMSDGAADMSMTWNISGTAGKPTITQVDSASGVSATTQNGYTSGQYQSFTVGADGTVSATFSNGQPLAVGQLALANVSNLQGLQLMGSGNYATTLASGEASVGVSGAAGLGSIQDGVLEDSNVNISAEFSDLIIAQRAFEANSKAVTTFDTVTQETINMIH, encoded by the coding sequence ATGGCAAGTTTCTATATTCCGCTGACCGGGCTGGAGACGGATTCAACAGCGATGAACACGATCGCGAACAATCTGGCCAATATGAATACGACCGGATTTAAATCGCAGACGGTAAATTTCTCTGACCTGTTTTATCAGCAGATTGGAACCGAAGGGTCGGGAGATGAGATTCAACTGGGTGCAGGTGTGCAGACCTCTTCGATCGAGTCCGATTTTACACAGGGCGGCGTCGATTCCACGGGAGTTTCTTCGGATGTGTATCTCGATGGGAACGGTTTTTTTGTATTGAACGACGGGGGTACGAATATCTATACGCGCGATGGAAATTTTGGCACAGATCAGAATGGAAACCTGATTACTGCCAGCGGGCTGCCGGTTATGGGTTTTCCGGCGGTCGGAGGGGTTGTGAATACCAGTGCGCCTCTGGCACCGATCAGCATTCCGGTCGGGCAGGTAGAGCCTCCGCAGCCGACGTCGACCTTTGGAATGACAGTCAATCTCGACTCTTCTGCAGCGGTCGGAGCGGTGGTTCCGGGACAGGTCAAAATATATGATTCGCTCGGAGCAAATTATATGGCGAATGTGACCTATACCAAAACTGGCACGAACACCTGGTCCTATGCAATAACACTGCCAGCGGGCTCATCAACGGGCTCGGCAAATACAACTGGAACGCTTGCTTTTGATGCTAATGGCAACCTGACAACTCCTACAGCAAATGTTCCGGGCATCAACTTTACTGGAATGTCCGATGGCGCCGCGGATATGAGCATGACCTGGAACATTTCAGGAACGGCGGGTAAACCCACCATCACTCAGGTCGATTCCGCTTCAGGTGTTTCTGCGACTACTCAAAATGGCTACACAAGTGGGCAGTACCAGAGTTTTACCGTTGGTGCAGATGGAACCGTATCGGCTACGTTCTCAAATGGCCAGCCACTCGCGGTAGGACAACTGGCATTGGCTAATGTTTCCAATTTGCAAGGGTTGCAACTCATGGGCAGCGGGAATTATGCAACGACATTGGCTAGCGGAGAGGCTTCGGTTGGGGTCTCGGGAGCGGCTGGACTGGGGAGCATTCAGGATGGAGTATTGGAAGATTCCAATGTGAACATTTCAGCAGAATTTTCCGACCTGATCATAGCTCAGCGAGCTTTTGAGGCCAACTCGAAAGCGGTGACAACCTTCGATACTGTCACGCAGGAAACGATCAACATGATTCACTAA
- a CDS encoding EscU/YscU/HrcU family type III secretion system export apparatus switch protein — translation MAGERTEQATPQRREKAKREGDLVHSRELCSAAGTLIGVMLLGVAAPKFLNAWFTALGGFLGFGMAAHWEPDSIDATLHSLLGLAMAVLAPVGLVMAGVATAALAAGVLQTGGVQVHPQVLGLKFDRINPLSNLKNLFSLRSMARLGKSMIPAALLAVFSVHRVARQWAIPPFSSVRLVSLGGDVYALLLATAWLLFGWALIDYVVEWRSREQRLKMSRQEMREEHKDSEGNPQIRGRIRNLQRQARRRRMKTDVSRAAVVVTNPTHYAVALDFNFETMDAPKVLAKGRNLLAEEIKDQARWAGVPILENPPLARSLYRAVEAGDAIPLELYAAVASILAFLYRQRVEQEMRVRRERTGARTPAPPKAGEPSPGATIPGLGIARGKRFSERKLSSVGDTDMPLRGGQ, via the coding sequence ATGGCAGGAGAGAGGACTGAGCAGGCTACTCCGCAACGACGCGAAAAGGCCAAGCGTGAAGGCGACCTGGTTCATAGTCGTGAGCTTTGTTCTGCAGCTGGAACATTGATTGGGGTGATGTTGCTGGGCGTAGCCGCGCCGAAGTTTCTTAATGCATGGTTTACGGCACTGGGAGGATTTCTTGGCTTTGGAATGGCGGCGCATTGGGAGCCAGACTCCATTGATGCAACGCTACATTCGTTGCTTGGATTGGCGATGGCCGTGTTGGCTCCGGTGGGGCTTGTAATGGCTGGAGTAGCCACAGCGGCACTTGCGGCGGGTGTACTGCAGACCGGAGGAGTGCAGGTGCATCCGCAGGTCCTGGGCCTCAAATTCGATCGCATCAATCCACTGAGCAATCTGAAGAATTTATTTTCTCTGCGATCGATGGCACGACTGGGAAAGTCGATGATTCCAGCGGCACTGCTGGCGGTTTTCTCTGTTCATCGCGTGGCGCGGCAATGGGCTATTCCTCCATTTTCTTCAGTACGACTTGTTTCGCTCGGCGGGGATGTGTATGCCCTGTTGCTGGCGACGGCTTGGCTCCTGTTTGGGTGGGCTTTGATTGATTATGTCGTGGAGTGGCGTAGCCGCGAGCAGCGCCTGAAGATGAGTCGCCAGGAGATGCGCGAGGAGCACAAGGACTCGGAAGGGAATCCGCAAATTCGTGGGCGAATTCGCAATCTGCAGAGACAGGCGCGCCGGCGGCGAATGAAGACAGATGTAAGCCGCGCCGCAGTCGTTGTTACTAACCCTACACACTACGCAGTAGCGTTGGATTTCAACTTCGAAACTATGGATGCTCCCAAGGTATTAGCCAAGGGGCGTAATCTGCTGGCCGAGGAGATCAAGGACCAGGCAAGATGGGCCGGAGTGCCCATTCTTGAAAACCCACCACTTGCTCGCTCGCTTTACCGAGCAGTTGAAGCTGGTGATGCTATCCCTTTGGAACTGTATGCGGCGGTGGCTTCTATTCTTGCGTTCCTCTATCGGCAGCGTGTGGAACAGGAGATGCGTGTCAGGCGCGAGCGGACAGGTGCGAGAACCCCTGCTCCGCCGAAAGCTGGTGAGCCTTCTCCGGGAGCAACGATTCCGGGACTCGGCATAGCGCGTGGAAAACGTTTCAGCGAACGAAAGTTGAGCTCGGTAGGTGACACAGATATGCCTTTAAGAGGTGGTCAATGA
- the fliP gene encoding flagellar type III secretion system pore protein FliP (The bacterial flagellar biogenesis protein FliP forms a type III secretion system (T3SS)-type pore required for flagellar assembly.) — translation MLMTSFLWNAAPALSLPDLNAKLHPGDSTPWTILFVLTMITLLPALVMAVTPMVRLMVVFHFLRQALGTQTAPSNQTLLGLGLIMTWFLMQPVLMSVEQQAVTPYRAGQVTGWEAIDRGSIPIKMFLLHYSREKDLALFTAAGQVPRPAKPEDLPMRVVAPAYMLSELKAGFAIGAVLYLPFLLIDMVTAAITTSIGMFQLPPVVVSTPLKILLFVMVDGWNLVAGSLLKSF, via the coding sequence ATGCTGATGACCTCGTTCCTTTGGAACGCTGCGCCCGCCTTGTCGTTGCCTGATCTGAATGCCAAGCTGCATCCAGGAGATTCCACGCCGTGGACGATCTTGTTTGTACTTACGATGATCACGTTGTTGCCCGCTTTGGTGATGGCAGTTACGCCGATGGTGCGGCTCATGGTGGTCTTTCATTTTCTACGTCAGGCACTGGGGACCCAGACTGCGCCTTCCAACCAGACGTTGCTGGGATTGGGGTTGATCATGACATGGTTTTTGATGCAGCCGGTGCTGATGTCGGTAGAGCAGCAGGCTGTGACTCCCTATCGCGCTGGACAGGTAACAGGGTGGGAGGCCATTGATCGCGGCTCAATACCGATCAAGATGTTTCTGCTGCATTATTCACGCGAAAAAGATCTCGCGTTATTTACTGCTGCGGGACAGGTGCCGAGACCGGCCAAGCCAGAAGACTTGCCGATGCGTGTTGTCGCTCCGGCGTACATGCTTTCTGAACTGAAGGCAGGCTTTGCGATCGGGGCGGTATTGTATTTGCCTTTCCTGCTTATCGACATGGTGACAGCGGCTATTACGACCTCAATCGGCATGTTTCAACTGCCACCGGTTGTGGTATCGACGCCTCTAAAAATTCTACTGTTCGTCATGGTTGACGGATGGAATTTGGTAGCAGGGTCACTTTTGAAAAGTTTCTGA
- a CDS encoding flagellar hook assembly protein FlgD produces MSNIWGGLDTQAGTNPFQTNGKAPTPGGGTAAKFQSMLQSSSHASGTKGGTAQLGLSPSARSASSSASGKVAQPMDASDSSSSDTSNTTISANDFLTLLVTEMQNQDPTAQTDPNEYIDQLVQINSLEQLISINQNLTDVLGTATAPTGSVSGKGIDNAGGSAAPAETRSVSLKTGVAGPHAASAESAVRTSRASSGSSGPGKARTHGNLSVPGDAPSARTVTRSLDGRPRGVGHGHGIRDIPTH; encoded by the coding sequence ATGAGCAATATTTGGGGCGGGTTGGATACACAGGCCGGGACGAATCCTTTTCAGACGAATGGAAAGGCGCCGACGCCCGGTGGCGGCACGGCGGCCAAATTTCAATCAATGTTGCAATCGAGCTCACATGCGTCGGGCACAAAAGGCGGAACTGCGCAGTTGGGACTGAGTCCGAGTGCCAGATCGGCTTCGTCCTCCGCCAGTGGTAAGGTGGCGCAGCCTATGGACGCATCGGATTCCAGCTCTTCAGATACATCGAATACGACCATCTCAGCAAATGATTTTCTGACGCTGCTGGTGACGGAGATGCAGAACCAGGATCCGACGGCACAGACCGATCCCAATGAATATATTGATCAACTAGTGCAGATCAACAGCCTGGAGCAGTTGATCTCAATCAACCAGAACCTAACGGATGTCCTGGGCACTGCGACGGCTCCGACAGGTTCTGTCAGCGGGAAGGGAATAGACAATGCCGGTGGCTCCGCAGCGCCTGCAGAGACGCGCAGTGTTTCTTTGAAGACGGGAGTTGCGGGCCCGCACGCTGCGTCTGCGGAGTCGGCGGTTCGAACTTCGAGGGCATCATCCGGTTCGAGTGGTCCTGGAAAGGCGAGAACACATGGAAATCTCAGCGTACCGGGAGATGCGCCTTCCGCGCGTACGGTAACTCGTTCGTTGGACGGCCGTCCCCGAGGTGTCGGACATGGACATGGGATCCGGGATATTCCAACGCATTGA
- a CDS encoding FliM/FliN family flagellar motor C-terminal domain-containing protein — MASTTSTPHVTAQGLSAAPYSEAQTLHASDASAASGLKAVSSGDNSIATLEVNTQLLEGDSHFSLSPACSRLPVGMAVAIPVREFRVRNLLTMAPGEVIGTQWANGEDLPLNSGDVQLAWSEFEVVDTRLAVRITRLA, encoded by the coding sequence ATGGCAAGCACAACTTCGACACCGCACGTGACTGCGCAGGGTCTTTCTGCTGCTCCGTATTCAGAGGCGCAAACGCTGCATGCATCGGATGCTTCCGCAGCTTCTGGTCTGAAAGCCGTTTCGAGCGGGGATAACTCCATTGCGACGCTGGAAGTGAACACACAGTTGCTTGAAGGGGACAGCCATTTCTCTCTTTCTCCAGCCTGCAGCAGGCTGCCTGTCGGCATGGCTGTGGCAATTCCAGTGCGGGAGTTTCGCGTACGCAATCTGCTGACGATGGCGCCTGGAGAGGTGATTGGGACGCAGTGGGCAAACGGAGAGGATCTCCCGTTGAATTCAGGGGATGTGCAACTCGCCTGGAGCGAGTTTGAGGTAGTAGATACGCGGCTGGCAGTACGGATTACCAGGTTGGCCTGA
- a CDS encoding flagellar biosynthetic protein FliO, with translation MKLTQHGTQAVADVQDRLYGRQVQDEKPITPQHVFSSGLAGWLARFWMQWQRSIGSAAHRSRLALIERLPLGPKQTLLLVEADGMRLLLSISSEGAPVFFPLSEARFESQEAVSDVMTTLSLGSRRLPLLRTRRRRFAGMKRSGRSTC, from the coding sequence ATGAAGCTGACACAGCATGGAACACAAGCGGTAGCTGACGTTCAGGATCGGCTTTACGGCAGGCAAGTTCAGGATGAGAAACCGATCACGCCGCAGCACGTATTCTCCAGCGGACTGGCTGGGTGGCTTGCACGTTTCTGGATGCAATGGCAGCGGTCGATTGGATCTGCCGCGCATCGATCTCGTCTTGCATTGATCGAGCGGCTTCCGTTGGGACCTAAGCAAACTCTGCTTCTGGTCGAGGCAGATGGAATGCGATTGCTACTGTCGATATCGTCCGAGGGAGCGCCTGTTTTCTTTCCACTTTCTGAAGCGCGGTTTGAGTCACAGGAGGCAGTGTCCGATGTGATGACAACTCTCTCTCTCGGTTCACGACGACTTCCATTGCTGAGAACACGACGTCGCAGATTTGCAGGCATGAAGCGTTCAGGCAGGTCCACATGCTGA
- a CDS encoding FliA/WhiG family RNA polymerase sigma factor produces the protein MSGAEARGSTTAGISGLTLLVGVGDNQAGAVGAAVSAYSPGRSLHQELTPEEERVLLEHLPMVRFLARRIRERLPQHVEIDDLYSAGVLGLMDAFAKFDPSKKVQFRSYAQFRIRGAILDSLRTLDWSPRELRRKGRAVEESIRTLTGRLGRAPSESEVAAELGSGLEAYQQLLGELKGLEIGTLHLERNEDSGEEDLAYIPGSPDEDPLFKCLRGEMEERLTGAIQELPERERLVMTLYYYEEMTMREIGLALGVVESRVSQIHASAVLHLRSVLSDLTARGSVR, from the coding sequence ATGTCAGGTGCAGAAGCGCGAGGATCGACAACAGCTGGAATATCTGGCCTGACTTTGCTGGTAGGCGTTGGCGACAATCAGGCCGGCGCAGTAGGTGCGGCAGTGAGTGCATATTCTCCAGGACGATCACTTCATCAGGAGTTAACGCCCGAAGAAGAACGCGTTCTTTTGGAGCATCTTCCTATGGTGCGATTTCTGGCGCGGCGGATTCGCGAGCGTCTGCCACAGCACGTGGAGATTGACGATCTATATTCCGCGGGCGTTCTAGGTCTGATGGATGCCTTTGCAAAATTTGATCCCAGCAAGAAAGTGCAGTTTCGCAGTTACGCCCAGTTTCGCATTCGTGGGGCGATTCTGGATAGCTTGCGCACCCTAGATTGGAGTCCGCGAGAACTAAGACGCAAGGGGCGGGCAGTGGAGGAGTCGATCCGGACGTTGACCGGGAGGCTCGGGCGTGCACCATCGGAAAGTGAGGTGGCGGCTGAGCTTGGCTCGGGGCTTGAGGCCTATCAACAGTTGCTCGGGGAATTGAAGGGCCTAGAGATAGGCACTCTTCACCTGGAACGAAACGAGGATTCAGGAGAAGAAGATCTGGCCTACATTCCAGGAAGCCCTGACGAAGATCCACTGTTCAAGTGCCTCCGTGGCGAGATGGAAGAGCGTTTGACCGGGGCAATTCAGGAGTTGCCGGAGCGGGAGCGTCTGGTGATGACTCTTTATTACTACGAAGAAATGACCATGCGGGAGATCGGACTGGCTCTCGGTGTGGTGGAATCGCGCGTATCGCAGATTCATGCTTCCGCGGTTCTGCATCTACGCAGTGTCTTGTCGGATCTGACAGCTCGAGGATCTGTTCGGTGA